From the genome of Blautia pseudococcoides, one region includes:
- a CDS encoding carbohydrate ABC transporter permease has translation MKWIPWILILPVILIRGFTTLYPIGATLKNSLFDIKVLSGVNEFVGLSNYVNVFKDPKIISSMSFTVIFVVVSMVFHIILGVALALILNMKFKGRRFLRTIVLIPWAMPAVVIGMAAKWGFNNDYGMINDFIRRFVSDFQFNWLINTGSARAAVIAMDLWKDLPFFAILILSGLQFISGDIYEAAKVDGANGIQSFFRITLPLITRNVITLCIPFTLWRLTTFDLVYAMTSGGPGEDTSLIAYRITMEAFTNLNVGYAATLAVMLFIVMALFSWFNIKVMSKMSD, from the coding sequence TGGATACCGTGGATCCTGATCCTGCCGGTTATTTTGATCCGTGGATTTACGACGCTGTATCCCATCGGGGCGACCCTGAAAAACAGCCTGTTTGACATTAAGGTGCTTTCAGGGGTCAATGAGTTTGTGGGACTCAGCAATTATGTCAATGTGTTTAAGGACCCCAAGATTATTTCGTCCATGAGCTTTACCGTGATTTTTGTGGTGGTATCCATGGTTTTCCATATTATCCTGGGCGTAGCCCTGGCCCTTATTCTGAACATGAAGTTTAAGGGGCGCAGGTTTTTAAGGACAATTGTGCTGATCCCCTGGGCTATGCCCGCAGTCGTCATCGGTATGGCGGCAAAATGGGGGTTCAACAATGATTATGGCATGATCAATGATTTTATCCGCCGGTTTGTGTCGGATTTCCAGTTTAACTGGCTGATCAATACCGGGTCTGCCAGGGCAGCGGTGATCGCCATGGACCTGTGGAAAGACCTGCCGTTCTTTGCCATACTGATACTGTCAGGCCTGCAGTTCATATCCGGGGATATCTATGAGGCTGCTAAAGTGGACGGCGCAAACGGTATACAGAGCTTTTTCAGGATCACACTTCCCCTGATCACGCGCAATGTGATCACCCTGTGTATTCCATTTACCCTTTGGAGGCTGACCACCTTTGACCTGGTATATGCCATGACGTCAGGAGGACCGGGGGAGGACACGTCCCTGATCGCCTACAGGATCACCATGGAGGCATTCACCAACCTGAATGTGGGGTACGCAGCC